Below is a genomic region from Thalassophryne amazonica chromosome 3, fThaAma1.1, whole genome shotgun sequence.
ctcataaccatcccaaagatgtatcgttatctttggctgctttcagtgatgccggtatttggttagactctttctctccgattgttctgtctgagttattttcattagttacttcatccaaaccatcaacatgcttattagaccccattcctgccaggctgctcaaggaagtcctaccattatttaatgcttcaatcttaaatatgatcaatctatctttgttagttggttatgtaccacaggcctttaaggtggcagtaattaaaccattacttaaaaagccatcacttgacccagctatcttagctaattataggccaatctccaaccttccttttctctcaaagattcttgagagggtagttgtaaaacagctaactgatcacctgcagaggaatggtctatttgaagagtttcagtcaggttttagaattcatcatagtacagaaacagcattagtgaaggttacaaatgatcttcttatggcttcggacagtggacttatctctgtgcttgttctgttggacctcagtgctgcttttgatactgttgaccataaaattttattacagagattagagcatgtcataggtattaaaggcattgcgctgcggtggtttgaatcatatttgtctaatagattacagtttgttcatgtaaatggggaatcttcttcacagactaaagttaattatggagttccacaaggttctgtgctaggaccaattttattcactttatacatgcttcccttgggcagtattattagacggtattgcttaaattttcattgttacgcagatgatacccagctttatctatccatgaagccagaggatacgcaccaattagctaaactgcaggattgtcttacagacataaagacatggatgacctctaatttcctgcttttaaactcagataaaactgaagttattgtacttggccccacaaatcttagaagcatggtgtctaaccagatcgttactctggatggcatttccctgatctctagtaatactgtgagaaatcttggagttatttttgatcaggatatgtcattcaaagcgcatattaaacaaatatgtaggactgcctttttgcatttacgcaatatctctaaaatcagaaaggtcttgtctcagagtgatgctgaaaaactaattcatgcatttgtttcctctaggctggactattgtaattcattattatcaggttgtcctaaaagttccctaaaaagccttcagttggttcagaatgctgcagctagagtactgacggggactagcaggagagagcatatctcacccgtgttggcctcccttcattggcttcctgttaatgctagaatagaatttaaaattcttcttcttacttataaggttttgaataatcaggtcccatcttatcttagggacctcatagtaccatattaccccattagagcgcttcgctctcagactgcgggcttacttgtagttcctagggtttgtaagagtagaatgggaggcagagccttcagctttcaggctcctctcctgtggaaccagctcccaattcagatcagggagacagataccctctctacttttaagattaggcttaaaactttccttttcgctaaggcttatagttagggctggatcgggtgaccctggaccatcccttggttatgttgctttagacgtagactgtgtttcataattattgtatggccttgccttgcaatgtggagcgccttggggcaactgtttgttgtgatttggcgctatacaagaaaaaagttggttgattgattgatggatagaTGGACAGAGTGATTCCACAGACTGTTTTTGTTCTGGACAAACCCTGCGTGACATCACCCTTAGATTTTTTTAGAGAGAGACACAGAAGAGCCATGTTAAAGCCCAATAATTGCTGATCTGGGTGTTGCCCTTACGGCAGTGATTACTATGCTTATGTCACACGAATTCCATAAATGTATGAAGAGGTGGAGCCTGGGTGAGACTGTGGATGACCTGTGCAAGACGAATGAAGCCCGAACACACCCCCTATCACAGAGTTACTGACCCAGCTAACATGCTAAATTTGGCTCAGGTGCTTatcaaatcatatttttggggactgcaatGGTGGCTTGCTTGGGTGTggttattaaaaatgatgaccTGCTTCACCAATTGTGGATCAACTGGACTTAACATCATCAAGCAACCGATAGGTGCTAAAAGTACCAACACCGTTAGCATATATAACATAAATAACAATGAATTTACtgccctaattatgcataactttatggcttaaaatgcctTAAACTAACTAGACatttttaagtctaaaatgtaacctgttaaaaatgtaatcttttaaataatggctaaaattctgaaataagtcagtggtacgtgacaaagtcaaaaaatgtaatctgttaaataatgctgaataatgatgcttaaaattgaaagattgtattggaaaaagtggcagaaaatataagacttgttcttccctctgctctttttcattcaatgtcttgtaatatattcatttctgcttttctgtttttcttttaaatgaatgaaatattaaTTTGGCCTCCAGTCTGTGCTTCGTTCACCATCCCATCTTGTGACCTGTCTTTTGATGTGGTGTGTCTGTGGTCAAGGTATTATAGTCTGTGTTCTAATGTTGGtgtctttgtgtttgtttgatcCCTGTCTGTTTGTCCTTATCCTCTGCCACCCCCCTTGTGACTGTTCATGGTGCTGTTTTGAGTTCCTCTGGGTTTTTGTTTCTGTACCTGTGCTGGTCCTCGAGCTCCCCCttgtgatgtttcgtggtgctgATGTTCTCTGGGGTCCCTGTGGGTTGTCATGTCTGTGTGCAGTCTCTGTCAATGTCTGTCTTTTGTGTTTGTTGGGTGTTCTGCAGTGTAGTGTCCAAGTTGTTGTAGTCTGGTTTTATTGTGTTTCATTCCTGTGTTTATTTTACCATGGttgtatttctatatttattgtaGTTggttcttcctgttttattttgatgaTTTTGGTTTGCGTGTATGTTTTGTTAACTTTCTTTTGTGTCACTCCCCAGCTGTGGTCTGTTTATAATTTCCTACACCTGTCATTTGTTTGTTCATTAGTTCCTTTGTGTATTTAAGCCTGTGTTGGCCCTTGTGTATTTGCTGGTTCCTTCATGTCAGTTATGTCTGGTTGTTCCATGTATGTTGAACATTTTTGTCCCCTCTAGTTCTGTTGCTGTATTTAGTCATTGTTCATTTTTAGCTTTACCTTGTGTGGTTTTGGTGCGTGTTTTTGAGTTGACTCCCATTTTTTCCTCTTGTCATCTTCGCTTGGATTGGTGGACTGTTTTTCACTTATGCTAAATAAATCAACAGTGACTGCACCTTGCTTCCATTTGTTTGTGACTGCCTgcatatttgggttgtttttgcaCAACAAATCTCAACATTAATGGTTTATGTAAATAAAAAAGGCCCCTGTAGAGTTGTCACAGAGGGGTAAATTAACAAAAAAGaccagaaactttttttttttgcgccaGGCTCTTaacacatttatttctgctctaaaattaCACATTTTATGGGAACCTGTTCCTTTTTGGAACCAGCTTCAAGTGCCCAGTCaagaaactgcaactttttcttcttcttgtgccTCATTTTGGACGGCCAGAGCTTACTGCTTGGGTGATTCATATATCCAATGCAACAAGTGCTATGACGGCATAACAGAAATGGCCAATCAAGACACAAGAGTGCCACAGCTGTGGAAATGCTGGAGTCAGAAAATTCTCATTTTGTTAGCCAAAAATTCAAGGACTTGTCaaagaaaatcctcatctatCATACTTTAGTGTAGCCACATTTTCCAGTGAAACAAACTGGTTTAAACATGAAAAATTTTGCACATACCAGAAACTCATCTCGTATGAAGTACTTTGCCCTAGTGACACGAGGATCTTCTCCGGGCTCTGGGATTGCTGTTGGATAAGAAGAAATCTGGTGAAATTCACATTTGCATTGTGCAATCATGCAGCCTATATATGCACCTACTGCTGAACAAGCAATACCAAAGAAGGATGATCAATGAATCTGGATAGTCTTgaacaaacaacaacaagcatCTTTTAACTCAAGTATGttttaaattaacatgaaaaGACAGTTTTTAATATAATTTGTATCATTCTCAAGGTCACTGCCAATGAAACACTTATGAGCACAAAAAGTGTCACCAGCCAAAAGACATAACATATTACATGCACATTAAGGGAACTACGCATGCCAGGACAAGTTAGGGTAGGCTGCAATTTTGCTAAATGGCCAGCTGCAGTGCAGTCTATGGAAGAAATATAGACTCCCATCATAGCAGaagaagaatgaatgaatgaatagaagTAGAAGAAAAAGAGTAGTCATAATAGTAATAGATGTACTGGTAGTTGTAGTGAATTTTAATATGTAATAATTTCGCCTCAGGCGGCGGCACCAGAAAATGGAGCACTTTGAATGTTTTTAAATTCGAATGACACGACAAACCCAGAAAATGTAACAAAATTTAAATATTAAGATTTATTAATCTTTaatactaaaccaattgaactacaaaaacacaataaatcaataacactaacaacactgttaaactaacatgagccaCAATAACAACATGTAAAAGCCCAaaaacccaaactcccatggtgttctaataggacaaatatttttctcaaaaaatatttgtcctatcaactttctgttttcgcgtttatccttgacccaaaatacataatcataccaaacggcaaatgtcagctctccctggtttcgccatgatcgaagccatacacacgcacgcatgcacacaggccacttggctattataatataaacatttgactttgtaaagaaaaatgcagacactgtatCTGTATAACATTTACAGATCCacatcggatctgctgtggcgaccccgagtgaaaacaagacagatgccgaagggacttacttactcaaTAAATTTTTATATTATCCACTTCATAGGATCTTCGGCTGGGAGCTCGACAAACTTCCTCCATGGGGGATAAACCTTGTGACAAGGTGGAAAGGTGTTTGTACATCAACCTCCCATTTCCTTCTACTCAAGGATCGAGTGATTTTGTAGCACAATGGTTAAAACTCTGGATTCTCTTTTGGATGATGTGAACTTAATCCTTGGTAGAAGTTTGATTTGTTAGtgcaaacaaaacatttacttgttTCTACAGatcacattttgaccatgtgtccTTTCTTTGAACTGAGATAATCAACGTAGTTTATGGTTAGAGTCTGTCTAGTCAAAGTTTGGTTAGCTCCAAGGCTAAGCCTCAAGAATGTGGATGGTTAGTCACTGAGTCTGAGAACCCCATGTAGTCAGCCATAACATACAAAGCAGCACCAAGAAATCTGACTCCAAACAAAAACAAGCCTCTCCTGAAACCCGGCGGCCATAATGCTATGGCCCACATGTACTGAATATTCAAATATTTGCATCAGTCTTACCATCATCAGGTGTAGTGTATCGTGCAAACTCTGGGAAATACTCCTCAATTTTCGATTTCCCTGCCAAAACCTTCTCAGCGAGCAGGTCCTGTTTGTTCAGGAAAAGAATTACCGAAATGGTCCGTAGCCACCTGTGCAAGGAGATGACGAGTTCAGTGAGTTTAGCTGGAAGAAAAAGTGAACTGTAACAGGGAAGCTTCATGCTTAGAGTCACACAGAGTTCTTGACTTGTGTCTACAATTAACATGGACTGCATCTGAGGTACAAGAAAGAGCAAATCCTATCCATATGGTGCAATACCACAACATAATCTAGATGTTACATCAAACTGTGAACCTTAGACGGTTCCTGGTGTGTGCAACTGAGCTTCTTGCATGGCAGGTTGGAGTATGTTGATGAATGgctgaatatgaggcatcactgtatATGTAGGTGCCTTGAGAACCTAGTCTTAGATGGAAAGACTCGACAGCCACGATCACCAAAAGGCGAACCACCGTCCAAGTCCGGACCCATTGCCATTCCATATACACCCAAACCTATCATTAGATTTTGGTGGAGCATTTCTATTTTAAGCTGTGCAGTCTTTATTGCTTTTACAGTAGACATATTTTAACTGCACAGCTTTCCTCTTTATCTTTGCAGTAGTCAATGCATGTACACAGGACACAAACCAAATCATGTACATTGTAACTCATAGCATATGACGCAACTCAACCATTcaaataatttattatttttattgcgaccgtaaaatccagcattaacatccacaaatcatcagacacaatgggttattccctaattacagTGTAATTGAGTGTTGGCATTACCtgtgttggggaaaaaaaaaaaatcaatcattgGGCATGTGATGAAGTAACTTGATATTGTTGCTGCAATTGTTCAGTAACCTTACATAATATTAACAGTCTCTTAAACCATGCagacatttaaaaagaaaaaacgctCATGCTGACCTGTTGTTCCAAATGTTCTTGAAAAGGTTGAGGGCTTCCTGCAGCCTGTTGGTCTGATTGTCTTCTCTGATCACCATGTTGTAGCTGCTACTCGCCACCACGAAGATGATAGCTGTGACATCTGCATCACACATCCACACCTCAGTAATTCATCTAAGAAAACCAGCTTCTTAAATTTGCCTAAAGGCTATCTGTTGTCAACAatgcaaaaactgtaaaaatatTAAAGCTGGTTCAAAAGGTTTACAAGTGTGAAGAAACTAAATCTGTTTTAAATCAATTAGAACTATTTTTCTTAAAGAAAGCAAAAATTAGAAAAGCTTCACACTGGTCAATTCCAAATAGTTCGAAATTTGTTTTGTTCCTGACTACTAAAGTTATCAGAATAACAGAGCACTACTTGACTTACCAAAGACAAACATATAATAATATTTTCAGTTCAAAACAGAAATAATGGCTTCCTATCACAGATTATTGTTTTGTAACTTAAATATCCTACCGTTAAAACACTGGATCCATTTTCGGCGCTCATCCCTCTGGCCTCCAACATCAAACATGCTGTGAAAAATGCCAATGTTGATCAACTGGAGGTAGTTAACAGGAACTGTATGTGATAGTTTTCACCCTATGCATAAGTAAAGGTTTTCTCTTTTGATTGTATACTCAATAGTTAATTGGGGAAGTCTAACTCACAAAGCAAAGGCTTTTAAAATTTCTGTGAGTGTTGCAAAATTCACTCCGAGTCCGAGTTATCATTATTTGAGTCAGAGCCCCAATTCTTTGCATTTGAACTCGAGTCCCAAATGAATACATTAAAAGACAACAACAAGCAATGATTGACAGCTTCTCTGTGGGTTCTTTATGTGCATGggtatttttaaattaattttgagaAGTTGCTCTTTCCTTAAACAATAAATGAGATTATAAACTCAACATAAatgatttctgtattttttttcccttttttggcCTGGTGCTATATTTGCTTGTTAATGTCTTAACATTTTTATTCAGGACTTGGACCCAAATGCCAATGACTCAGTCTGTGATAACTAAAATTCTGACTCAAAAGTTAGGAAGTTGGACTTTGATGGAGGGGTCTCAACTACAACAATGATTTctgttgtagagaagcttgaatcttcgactggactgggttgcttgacgcgaggacgttttgcttcaaatcgcagaagcttcctcagctgaaattcttgctctggtagtctgacttctgtcttgactcttgtagagaagaataacagaagccacaaaagctggagttttaaacctaaccagacccctcctaccaagaggcagactgctattggctagtgactaaacaattactctaattagcacctattgtgttctagctagcaccctcctaatgacagggcagctgtccctcataacaatgggactgacgcctctcatGACGGCGCTCCTAACGGCACTCctaacgactctcctgatgatgtgaatgactcatcaccatgaacaaaagactgaaactgcttaaacctgagtaccccattgtaaacagggagaAAAGCGTgtatcagaccccctccccggttaagactgggtttcaactgtttcacatacaatgcctccttcactcctctctcataaaccatttcttttctctgtctaagattttaacttccttgtccttggactgaggtccaccagcgccctctctgcagtgctcgtatagccttttgtgtaacggctgcttagtctcacctatgtagctgccctgtcattaggagggtgctaactagaacgcaataggtgctaattagagcaattgtttagtcactagccaatagcaatctgcctctcagtaggaggggtgtggttaggtttaaaactccggcttttgtggcttctgttattcttctctacaagactgaagacagaagtcagactaccagagcaagaattttagctgaggaagcttctgcgatttgaagcgaaacattctTGCGTCACGCAACCCACTCCAgtctaagattcaagcttctctactatggaaaccacctggacaaccgaAAGCCTTCACAGAAATGATTTCTGTTGTTTCTTTGGGCATAGTACAAGTGCAACTGTGTCTTTTATAATGATGATAATGTTATCACGgggagctgatggtctagtggttaagtgttgggcttcagacaagaggatccttgggcaaggtccttgttgctcttggtgtgtagtgagcaccttgcatggcagcaccctgacatcagtgtgtctgtgtgaatgcgaagcattactgtaaagtgctttgagcttctgatgcagatggaaaaagcactatataaatgcagtccatttatctatacagtggtccctcgtttatcgtgggagttacgttctaaaaatagcccgcaataggcgaaatccgtgaagtagtcatcgttatttttttttacaattattatacgaggtctgttagaaaagtatcggacctttttattttttcaaaaacctgatggatttgaatcacgtgtgctttcatgagccaaccttgaaccttcgtgcgcatgcgtcaattttttcacgcctgtcgattgcgttatttgcttgtaagcagccttggtgtgaggatgggtgtagtctctcgtcattttttctttgcaaggaaatggcgaaaCAACTGGAGctgcgcaactgcatcaaattttgccagaaactgggcgacagccaggtggaaaccattcggattattcagagagctttcggtgacgatcctctgggtatcacacagattaaggagtggtacaaccggtttaaagacggccgcacaacggtggagagcgagccgcgctccggtcggccatcaacatgctgaaatgaccagatcattccaaagtgaacactgtggtgatgtgggaccgtcgtgtgactatccgagaaattgcagaagaggtggacatcagcactttttcggcacattcctctgtgacagaagattttgccatgaaaagagcgaaattcatgctcacctcttccacaatttctcggatagtcacacgactgaaaagccaccgaaagccgtctgaatcttccgaatggtggaagaggtgagcatgtcacaacatgtcctgtgagacttcaacacggtggcgcttttgttccgccatcagctttgtgccgaagccatcggcatgaatttcgctgcaactcttttcagggcaaaatcttctgtcacagtggaatgtgccgaaaaagtgctgatgtccacctcttccgcaatttctcggatagtcacacgacggtcccacatcaccacagcgttcactttggaaatgatctggtcatttcagcgtgttgatggccgcccggagtgcgGCGTGCTCTCCACTATTGtgcagccatctttaaaccggttgtaccgctccttaatctgtgtgatgcccatagggtcgtcaccgaaagctgtctgaataatccgaatggtttccacctggctgttctggcaaaatttgatgcagttgcgctgctccagttgttctgccatttccttacaaagaaaaaactatgagagactacacccatcctcacacaaaggctgcttacaagcaaatgacgcaatcgacaggcatgaaaaaattcacgcatgctcacgaaggttcaaggttggctcatgcaagcacacgtaattcaaatccatcaggtttttgaaaaaaataaaaaggtccgatacttttctaacagacctcgtatatgttttaaggctgtaaaacccctcactacacactttatacacttttctcaaacaggcattaacattttctcacttttctctcctgtgtaaacactctcaaagttcaaagaaaaataagtccaatattatagaatgaaaccaaagatcaaaacctgttttcaggcccaaacatttgtttgagaaata
It encodes:
- the LOC117506590 gene encoding guanine nucleotide-binding protein G(s) subunit alpha isoform X2 — translated: MFDVGGQRDERRKWIQCFNDVTAIIFVVASSSYNMVIREDNQTNRLQEALNLFKNIWNNRWLRTISVILFLNKQDLLAEKVLAGKSKIEEYFPEFARYTTPDDAIPEPGEDPRVTRAKYFIRDEFLRISTASGDGRHYCYPHFTCAVDTENIRRVFNDCRDIIQRMHLRQYELL